One genomic region from Marinobacter szutsaonensis encodes:
- a CDS encoding class I SAM-dependent methyltransferase has product MSSLPNSHEALLRNRDLLGGTVGLLGVTDPGLLSRLGEQGLAMSEHVGVYEALSRVTGWQVCFGYDAPGLQPASLDTVVVFLPKARAELDMRLALALWLARAGARLILVGEKKEGIAGAVKQLRARLPDAGKVDSARHCQVWSAEITEPAPEFVLADWITWTQVEHAGVSIDVAGMPGIFSHGELDEGTALLLDSLAREPVSSGRLLDFACGAGVIGSWLQGWQRQSAQTVSRVDGLDVQSQAVICARATYERNGCAGAIHASDGLAGIEGKWPTIVTNPPFHTGVRTDTSMTERFLQDVASHLEAGGELRLVANSFLPYEELIRRHVGAVERLEQARRFTVYRAFRR; this is encoded by the coding sequence ATGTCCTCCCTTCCCAATTCCCACGAGGCATTGCTGCGTAACCGTGACCTGCTCGGTGGTACGGTTGGTCTGCTTGGGGTCACAGACCCCGGCCTGCTTTCCCGGCTGGGGGAGCAAGGCCTCGCCATGAGCGAGCATGTCGGCGTCTACGAGGCTCTGAGCCGAGTGACCGGCTGGCAGGTCTGTTTCGGCTATGATGCCCCAGGTCTACAGCCCGCCAGTCTCGACACTGTCGTGGTTTTCCTGCCCAAGGCGCGGGCCGAGCTGGACATGCGCCTGGCCCTGGCGCTATGGCTGGCCAGGGCCGGTGCCCGGTTGATCCTGGTGGGCGAGAAAAAAGAAGGTATCGCCGGCGCGGTCAAGCAGCTCCGGGCCAGGTTGCCCGATGCCGGCAAGGTGGACAGTGCCCGCCATTGCCAGGTTTGGAGTGCAGAGATTACAGAGCCGGCCCCGGAGTTCGTGCTGGCGGACTGGATCACCTGGACACAGGTGGAACACGCGGGCGTCAGCATCGATGTGGCCGGTATGCCCGGTATCTTCAGCCACGGCGAGCTGGACGAGGGGACGGCGCTGTTGCTTGACAGTCTCGCCCGAGAGCCTGTCAGTTCCGGCCGGTTGCTGGATTTTGCCTGCGGTGCCGGAGTGATCGGCAGCTGGCTCCAGGGCTGGCAGCGGCAGTCGGCTCAGACCGTTTCCCGGGTCGATGGCCTCGATGTCCAGTCGCAGGCGGTGATCTGTGCCCGGGCAACCTATGAACGCAATGGGTGTGCGGGGGCGATTCACGCCTCGGACGGCCTCGCAGGCATCGAGGGTAAATGGCCCACCATTGTCACCAATCCACCGTTTCACACCGGTGTCCGGACCGATACCTCCATGACCGAGCGCTTTCTTCAGGACGTGGCTTCTCACCTGGAAGCCGGCGGCGAATTGCGGCTGGTGGCGAACAGTTTCCTGCCCTATGAAGAGCTGATCCGGCGCCATGTCGGTGCTGTTGAGCGGCTGGAGCAAGCCCGTCGGTTTACCGTCTATCGCGCTTTTCGCCGCTGA
- a CDS encoding S-methyl-5'-thioinosine phosphorylase: MTQASSTAPVGIIGGTGLTTLSGLTIAGETSVSTAWGEPSAPLVEGRLGEQSVIFLSRHGNPHRIPPHQVNYRANILALYEAGVRTVVGVNAVGGIHPDMGPAHVVVPDQIIDYTWGRGSTFFEGDLDSVTHIDFTFPYDADARQALIDAAKRESVPFSDFGVYGATQGPRLETAAEIRRMERDGCDLVGMTGMPEAALAAELGMRYVCLGLVVNWAAGKSDHIITMEEIEEAIEQGMSGVKTILASSMAQLGQLSPMPRPS, translated from the coding sequence ATGACCCAAGCTTCAAGCACTGCGCCGGTCGGTATCATTGGTGGTACCGGCCTGACCACACTTTCCGGGCTGACCATCGCGGGCGAGACCAGCGTTTCCACGGCATGGGGTGAGCCCTCTGCGCCCCTGGTGGAAGGTCGGTTGGGTGAGCAGTCCGTGATTTTCCTGTCCCGGCACGGCAATCCCCACCGGATTCCGCCCCATCAAGTCAACTACCGGGCCAATATCCTCGCGCTGTATGAGGCGGGTGTGCGAACCGTGGTCGGCGTGAATGCCGTGGGAGGTATTCATCCGGATATGGGGCCGGCCCACGTTGTCGTTCCGGACCAGATTATTGATTACACCTGGGGGCGGGGCAGTACCTTTTTTGAGGGCGACCTGGATTCAGTCACCCACATCGATTTCACCTTTCCCTACGACGCAGACGCCCGGCAGGCACTGATCGACGCCGCGAAACGGGAGTCGGTGCCGTTCTCCGATTTCGGCGTGTATGGCGCCACCCAGGGTCCGAGGCTGGAGACCGCCGCGGAGATCCGGCGCATGGAGCGGGACGGTTGCGATCTGGTAGGTATGACCGGTATGCCCGAAGCGGCGCTGGCGGCAGAACTGGGGATGCGTTACGTGTGCCTGGGGCTGGTGGTGAACTGGGCCGCGGGTAAATCCGACCACATCATCACCATGGAAGAAATTGAAGAAGCCATCGAGCAGGGAATGTCCGGTGTGAAGACCATTCTCGCCAGCTCGATGGCCCAGCTTGGACAACTCAGTCCGATGCCTCGACCTTCCTGA
- a CDS encoding class I SAM-dependent methyltransferase: MTSAKLQTPDGPLSLVRPGSGDKSLRAWDAADELLLDTAATVLQDRPDARVLIVDDQFGALSLGLAGFAPELVADNAGLTEALEMNARANPLATEMPRVTSWQDPPEGLFDLVVLRIPRQADYLAWMLRWLNGVLSEQGRILAGGMIKHLPDRSVDVFAEAVVTEQVFPARKKARVVMCSRGQAGLNDWPGLWKGYALENGVRVEALPAVFAREKLDIGTRLLLPHITEAVSELGADARMLDLACGNGVLGLQALSARPELSLTCTDVSSQAVLSARHNVRRAFPGIEATFHHADGIPEEAGAFDLILLNPPFHEGGVVGDHIALRLFRQAARHLAPGGRLLMVGNRHLGYHRTLRRDFPKVRQLDADPKFVVFQAGRS, encoded by the coding sequence ATGACAAGCGCAAAACTCCAGACTCCCGATGGCCCACTTTCACTGGTCCGCCCCGGTAGCGGCGATAAGTCCCTCAGGGCCTGGGATGCGGCTGACGAACTGTTGCTGGACACCGCTGCAACTGTCCTCCAGGACCGGCCAGACGCCAGAGTCCTCATTGTGGATGACCAATTCGGCGCCCTGTCTCTGGGGCTGGCAGGGTTTGCACCGGAACTGGTGGCGGACAACGCCGGTCTGACTGAGGCACTGGAAATGAACGCCAGAGCCAATCCCTTGGCCACGGAAATGCCCCGTGTCACCAGCTGGCAGGATCCTCCCGAGGGACTCTTTGATCTGGTCGTGTTGCGGATTCCCCGCCAGGCGGATTATCTGGCCTGGATGCTGCGCTGGCTCAATGGGGTGCTGTCGGAGCAGGGCAGGATCTTGGCCGGCGGCATGATCAAGCACCTCCCGGATCGCAGTGTCGATGTCTTTGCCGAGGCGGTGGTAACCGAGCAGGTTTTTCCTGCCCGCAAGAAGGCGCGGGTGGTGATGTGCAGCAGGGGGCAGGCGGGCCTGAACGACTGGCCGGGATTATGGAAGGGCTATGCCCTGGAGAACGGTGTTCGGGTGGAGGCCTTGCCGGCGGTGTTTGCCCGGGAGAAGCTGGATATCGGCACACGGCTGCTGTTGCCTCATATCACCGAGGCCGTGTCGGAGCTCGGTGCCGATGCCCGGATGCTGGACCTGGCCTGCGGGAACGGCGTGCTCGGGCTTCAGGCCCTGTCGGCGCGTCCGGAGCTGAGCCTGACCTGCACCGATGTTTCCAGTCAGGCGGTGCTGAGCGCCAGGCACAATGTCCGTCGGGCTTTTCCGGGTATCGAAGCGACCTTTCATCACGCCGACGGAATTCCGGAGGAGGCCGGGGCGTTTGACCTGATCCTGCTCAATCCTCCGTTCCACGAAGGGGGTGTGGTAGGAGATCATATCGCCCTGCGGCTGTTCCGGCAGGCTGCCCGTCACCTTGCCCCTGGGGGTCGCCTGCTGATGGTGGGTAACCGGCACCTGGGCTATCACCGGACCCTCAGACGCGATTTCCCGAAGGTGCGTCAGCTGGATGCGGATCCGAAGTTCGTGGTGTTTCAGGCCGGGCGGTCGTAA
- the mfd gene encoding transcription-repair coupling factor: protein MSQGPSRSDNRLIAPEFPTRPADHRTWGELHGSSNALAICESARNHPGLTLVITRSTSEAIQLEQAMRFFLGLPEDEDQPAITADGMELLSLPDWETLPYDLFSPHQDITSRRIRTLHRLPSTRHGLLVVPARTLMHRLPPVSYLQGNTLILEVGQSLDIDKWRLQLEAAGYRYSENVYEHGEYAVRGAILDIFPMGASQPYRIDLFDDEIETLRTFNPETQRSVDRIERIELLPAYEFPWHKEARSGFRNRWFEQFPNADRDAPIYQDVSHGITPPGIEYYLPLFFDETATLFDYLPGETLVFTAEGLNEAVSQFDAETRNRYEDRRHDRLRPIMPPATLFLQQDELFGHLKTFPRVTTTPDTAEGSGAVNCPSQALPDVSMDGRAADPAARLKRFIDEFGGRVLIGAESSGRREALIENLSSHGLKPTNLENWQSFISKENCPLAITIAPMEQGLVLPGQHLALVTETALFGERVLQRRRREKPTELDDGGYRDLSELRIGSPVVHIDHGVGRYLGLETITVGDESNEFLMLEYAGGSKLYVPVSSLHLISRYAGTDVEHAPLHKLGTERWSHAKQKALEKIRDTAAELLDVYARREARKGFQFEDPKEAYRAFAAEFPFEETPDQEVAIQAVFEDMTGERPMDRLVCGDVGFGKTEVAMRAAFLATWSGKQVAVLVPTTLLAQQHYESFRDRFSGTPVQVELLSRFRSGSQTTKAMEAIEEGKADIVIGTHKLLQGDIRFKNLGLVIIDEEHRFGVQQKEKLKALRAEVDMLTLTATPIPRTLNMAMGHLRDLSIIATPPARRLSVKTFVRQRDDAMTKEAILREILRGGQVYYLHNDVATIEKTAEDLRRMIPEARVGVAHGQMRERELEQIMSDFYHKRFNVLVCTTIIETGIDIPSANTIIIERADKFGLAQLHQLRGRVGRSHHQAYAYLLTPPPRAMTADAKKRLDAISEAQDLGAGFMLATHDLEIRGAGELLGEEQSGQIETIGFTLYMQLLDEAVKAIKEGRTPNADLPLSHGTEMNLRIPALIPEDYLPDVHNRLMLYKRIASVDNKEALKELQVEMIDRFGLLPEPAKNLVRQTELRLKAEALGIVKIDAGKEWTRLEFGGSTPVDPLVLVKKVQSAPDQYRLEGANSFRFRLKDTSTGGKLDGISQMLDELTPADSISRH, encoded by the coding sequence ATGAGCCAAGGCCCCTCCAGATCAGATAACCGGCTGATTGCACCGGAGTTTCCCACTCGCCCGGCGGACCACCGCACCTGGGGCGAGCTGCACGGCAGTAGTAACGCCCTGGCCATCTGCGAGAGTGCCCGCAACCATCCGGGACTGACCCTGGTTATCACCCGCAGCACCAGCGAGGCGATCCAGCTTGAGCAGGCCATGCGGTTTTTCCTGGGGCTGCCCGAGGATGAGGATCAACCGGCGATCACCGCCGACGGCATGGAACTGCTCTCTCTGCCGGACTGGGAGACCCTGCCCTACGACCTGTTCTCGCCGCACCAGGACATCACCTCCCGCCGGATCCGGACCCTGCACCGTCTGCCCTCGACCCGGCACGGGCTACTGGTAGTGCCCGCCCGCACCCTGATGCACCGGCTGCCACCGGTCAGCTACCTGCAGGGCAACACCCTGATCCTGGAGGTTGGCCAGTCCCTGGACATCGACAAATGGCGCCTGCAACTGGAAGCGGCCGGTTACCGTTACTCGGAGAATGTCTACGAACACGGGGAATACGCCGTCCGCGGCGCCATCCTGGACATCTTCCCCATGGGCGCCAGCCAGCCCTACCGCATCGACCTGTTCGATGACGAAATCGAAACCCTGCGCACCTTCAACCCGGAAACCCAGCGTTCGGTTGACCGGATTGAGCGCATCGAACTGTTGCCGGCCTATGAATTCCCCTGGCACAAGGAAGCCCGTTCCGGTTTCCGCAACCGCTGGTTCGAACAATTCCCGAATGCCGACCGGGATGCGCCTATCTACCAGGACGTGAGTCACGGCATCACGCCGCCCGGCATCGAGTACTACCTGCCGCTGTTCTTTGACGAAACGGCCACCCTGTTCGATTACCTGCCCGGGGAAACACTGGTATTCACCGCCGAGGGTCTGAACGAAGCGGTCAGCCAGTTTGATGCCGAGACCCGAAATCGCTACGAGGATCGCCGCCACGACCGCCTGCGGCCGATCATGCCGCCAGCCACCCTGTTTCTGCAGCAGGATGAGCTTTTCGGCCATCTGAAGACCTTCCCCCGTGTGACCACCACCCCGGACACCGCAGAAGGCAGCGGCGCCGTCAACTGCCCGAGCCAGGCGCTGCCCGATGTGTCGATGGACGGCCGGGCGGCAGACCCGGCAGCACGGCTCAAGCGCTTTATCGATGAATTCGGTGGCCGGGTTCTGATCGGAGCCGAATCCTCCGGCCGGCGTGAGGCGCTGATCGAGAACCTGTCCAGCCACGGCCTGAAACCCACGAACCTGGAAAACTGGCAGTCCTTCATCTCGAAAGAAAACTGCCCGCTGGCCATCACCATTGCGCCCATGGAACAGGGACTGGTCCTGCCCGGGCAACATCTGGCCCTGGTCACCGAGACCGCCCTGTTCGGCGAACGGGTCCTGCAACGCCGACGCCGGGAAAAACCGACGGAATTGGACGATGGCGGCTACCGGGACCTGTCGGAGCTGCGGATCGGATCTCCGGTGGTTCACATCGATCATGGCGTCGGCCGTTACCTGGGACTGGAGACGATTACCGTCGGCGACGAATCCAACGAGTTCCTGATGCTCGAGTACGCCGGAGGCTCGAAACTGTATGTGCCGGTTTCCAGTCTGCACCTGATTTCCCGCTACGCCGGCACCGATGTCGAGCACGCACCGCTGCACAAACTGGGCACCGAGCGCTGGAGCCACGCCAAGCAGAAAGCGCTCGAGAAGATCCGCGATACCGCGGCGGAACTGCTTGATGTCTACGCCCGTCGGGAAGCCCGCAAAGGCTTCCAGTTCGAGGATCCGAAGGAGGCCTACCGCGCCTTTGCCGCCGAATTCCCGTTCGAGGAAACTCCGGATCAGGAAGTGGCCATCCAGGCGGTATTCGAGGACATGACCGGGGAACGCCCCATGGACCGACTGGTCTGTGGTGACGTTGGCTTCGGCAAGACTGAGGTGGCCATGCGCGCCGCTTTCCTGGCCACATGGTCCGGAAAGCAGGTAGCGGTGCTGGTTCCCACCACCCTACTGGCCCAGCAGCACTACGAGTCCTTCCGGGACCGTTTCTCCGGCACCCCGGTCCAGGTGGAACTGCTGAGCCGGTTCCGCAGTGGCAGCCAGACCACCAAGGCAATGGAAGCCATCGAGGAAGGCAAAGCCGACATTGTCATCGGTACCCACAAGTTGCTGCAGGGAGACATCCGGTTCAAGAACCTGGGCCTGGTGATCATCGACGAGGAACACCGGTTCGGGGTCCAGCAGAAGGAAAAACTCAAGGCATTACGGGCCGAAGTGGACATGCTGACACTGACCGCTACGCCCATCCCGCGCACCCTGAACATGGCCATGGGTCACCTGCGGGATCTGTCCATCATTGCCACCCCGCCGGCCCGGCGGCTGTCGGTGAAAACCTTTGTCCGGCAGCGGGATGACGCCATGACCAAGGAGGCGATCCTGCGGGAAATCCTCCGGGGCGGTCAGGTGTACTACCTGCACAACGACGTGGCCACCATTGAGAAAACGGCGGAAGACCTGCGCCGCATGATTCCCGAGGCGCGGGTGGGCGTGGCCCACGGCCAGATGCGCGAACGGGAACTCGAGCAGATCATGTCCGACTTCTACCACAAGCGCTTTAACGTACTGGTTTGTACCACCATTATTGAAACCGGCATCGACATCCCCAGCGCCAACACCATCATCATCGAGCGCGCAGACAAGTTCGGCCTGGCCCAGCTGCATCAGCTCCGGGGCCGTGTGGGCCGCTCCCACCACCAGGCCTATGCCTACCTGCTGACGCCGCCGCCCAGGGCAATGACCGCGGATGCCAAGAAGCGCCTGGATGCGATCTCCGAGGCCCAGGATCTGGGCGCAGGCTTCATGCTGGCCACCCACGACCTGGAGATCCGGGGGGCCGGTGAGTTACTTGGTGAGGAACAGAGCGGGCAGATCGAAACCATCGGTTTCACCCTGTACATGCAGCTGCTGGATGAGGCCGTAAAGGCCATCAAGGAAGGCCGCACGCCGAACGCAGACCTGCCGCTGAGCCACGGCACGGAGATGAACCTGCGGATTCCGGCGCTGATTCCCGAAGACTACCTGCCTGATGTCCATAACCGGCTGATGCTCTACAAACGCATTGCCAGCGTGGACAACAAGGAAGCATTAAAAGAACTTCAGGTTGAGATGATCGACCGGTTCGGTTTGTTACCGGAACCGGCAAAGAACCTGGTTCGTCAGACTGAATTGCGACTCAAGGCCGAGGCACTGGGTATCGTGAAAATCGATGCCGGCAAGGAATGGACCCGTCTGGAGTTCGGCGGTTCGACACCGGTAGACCCGCTGGTTCTGGTTAAAAAAGTGCAATCCGCACCGGACCAGTACCGGCTTGAGGGGGCCAACAGCTTCCGTTTCAGGCTGAAGGACACCTCCACCGGTGGTAAACTCGATGGCATTTCGCAAATGCTGGATGAGCTGACACCGGCTGACAGTATATCCAGGCACTGA
- a CDS encoding riboflavin synthase subunit alpha gives MFTGIVQGIATIEEVTARPGLSTLAVRLPEDKVEGVTIGASVAINGTCLTVTRQQGATLYFDAMQETLRLTTLGDLEAGDTVNFERAARIGDEIGGHLLSGHVHTTARIVEIERPENNVTIWFEVPEEWTRYIFPKGYIAINGASLTIGEVRDNRFNVHLIPETLRATTFGTAETGDRVNIEIDSQTQTIVDTLARLGYDRPA, from the coding sequence ATGTTCACAGGAATTGTCCAGGGTATCGCCACTATCGAAGAAGTCACCGCCCGTCCGGGACTGAGCACACTGGCGGTGCGACTCCCCGAGGACAAGGTGGAAGGCGTGACTATTGGCGCTTCCGTGGCCATCAATGGCACCTGCCTGACCGTGACTCGCCAGCAAGGCGCGACCCTGTACTTCGACGCCATGCAGGAAACCCTGCGACTGACCACACTGGGAGACCTCGAGGCAGGCGATACTGTCAACTTCGAGCGGGCAGCACGGATCGGCGACGAGATCGGCGGCCACCTGCTGTCAGGGCATGTGCACACCACTGCCAGGATCGTGGAGATCGAGCGTCCGGAGAACAATGTCACGATCTGGTTTGAAGTGCCCGAGGAATGGACCCGCTATATCTTTCCCAAGGGCTACATTGCGATCAACGGCGCCAGCCTCACCATTGGCGAAGTCCGCGACAACCGCTTCAACGTGCATCTGATCCCGGAAACCCTGAGAGCCACCACCTTCGGCACGGCGGAGACTGGAGACCGGGTCAATATCGAAATCGACAGCCAGACCCAGACCATTGTCGACACCCTCGCTCGCCTGGGTTACGACCGCCCGGCCTGA
- a CDS encoding mechanosensitive ion channel family protein, with amino-acid sequence MIGELLATINEWIKGFGLLSEGWRTGIIVFALVFGTAIVAYVVSHIIRALEKKFSNTRNIWDDALLHAARKPLVAFVWLQGVYWAAEVAHHYSEAEIFKANQKLLELGFIWIVVWALLGTIKQIEEILVSPMKMKKPMDYTTVNAVSKLSRAVVIITAVLIVMQTLGYSISGVLAFGGVGGIAVGFAAKDLLANFFGGMIVHLDRPFKVGDWIRSPDRNIEGTVEHIGWRVTTIRTFDQRPLYVPNAAFTTIAVENPSRMYNRRIYETIGIRYADVSQMADIVSDIRSMLENHEEIETQRTLIVNFVAFNSSSLDIMVYTFTKTTQWVRFHEIKQDVLLRISEIIEGYGAEVAFPTRTLHLPDGVRLSGEDKGERESGAREGERSASAKGKESSEGKSE; translated from the coding sequence ATGATCGGAGAGCTGCTGGCAACAATCAACGAGTGGATCAAGGGCTTCGGGTTGCTCTCCGAGGGCTGGCGCACGGGCATCATCGTCTTTGCGCTGGTTTTCGGGACCGCCATTGTGGCCTATGTGGTGAGTCACATAATCCGGGCGCTCGAGAAAAAGTTCAGCAATACCCGCAACATCTGGGATGACGCCCTGTTACATGCCGCCCGAAAACCACTGGTTGCCTTTGTCTGGCTCCAAGGCGTCTACTGGGCGGCCGAGGTGGCCCACCACTATTCCGAAGCCGAGATCTTCAAAGCCAACCAGAAACTGCTGGAGCTGGGCTTTATCTGGATTGTGGTCTGGGCGTTGCTGGGAACGATCAAGCAGATCGAGGAGATTCTGGTCTCCCCGATGAAGATGAAAAAGCCCATGGACTACACCACCGTCAACGCGGTGAGCAAACTGTCCAGGGCCGTGGTTATTATTACCGCCGTACTGATTGTCATGCAGACTCTCGGCTACAGCATTTCCGGGGTGCTGGCCTTCGGTGGTGTCGGTGGTATTGCGGTGGGCTTTGCTGCCAAGGACCTGCTGGCCAACTTTTTCGGTGGCATGATTGTGCACCTGGACCGGCCCTTCAAGGTTGGCGACTGGATCCGCTCGCCGGACAGAAACATCGAGGGTACGGTCGAACATATCGGTTGGCGGGTCACGACAATCCGCACCTTTGACCAGCGCCCGCTGTACGTGCCCAACGCGGCATTCACCACCATCGCGGTGGAAAACCCCTCGCGGATGTACAACCGCCGGATCTATGAAACCATCGGGATCCGTTACGCGGATGTCAGCCAGATGGCGGACATCGTCTCCGATATCCGCTCCATGCTGGAGAATCACGAGGAAATCGAGACCCAGCGCACTTTGATCGTCAATTTCGTGGCGTTCAACAGCTCTTCTCTCGATATCATGGTTTACACCTTTACCAAGACCACCCAGTGGGTCCGTTTCCATGAGATCAAGCAGGATGTGCTGTTGCGGATCAGCGAGATCATTGAAGGCTATGGCGCCGAGGTGGCCTTCCCGACCCGTACCCTGCACCTTCCCGATGGCGTGCGTCTCTCCGGCGAGGACAAGGGCGAACGGGAGAGTGGCGCGCGAGAAGGGGAGCGCTCGGCCTCCGCTAAGGGCAAAGAATCATCCGAAGGGAAGTCAGAATGA
- a CDS encoding CsiV family protein, translated as MQPTTLFSSTKAARILATITLAALALTAHAQDSGNIPDDYYRAEFVILERIVDPSAVEERMGDREVEPPIQTDEALWVVDRSGNAQTTLNLAPRGDLYLNSAAQRLENSGNYRILMTAGWYEAFPPDYEGEPLRVELGDWIDSAGQREIEGHITIDRRRYLHVDVHLNHWQQGSSSFVSQPAPNPTDGGQQQEETESDSFVSLQPQVAQPAANPLELVTWIRETRRMRSQEVHFLDSPTIGVLVFFRKVEASD; from the coding sequence TTGCAACCGACCACCCTTTTCAGCAGTACCAAGGCCGCCCGCATCCTGGCCACGATCACGCTGGCCGCGCTGGCCCTGACCGCGCACGCCCAGGATTCGGGCAACATTCCGGACGACTACTACCGTGCGGAATTTGTCATTCTTGAGCGCATCGTCGATCCCTCGGCGGTTGAAGAACGTATGGGGGACCGGGAGGTAGAGCCCCCAATCCAGACCGACGAAGCGCTATGGGTCGTTGATCGCAGCGGCAATGCCCAGACTACCCTGAACCTGGCGCCCCGCGGGGATCTGTACCTCAATTCGGCTGCCCAGCGGCTGGAAAACAGCGGCAATTACCGGATACTGATGACTGCGGGCTGGTACGAGGCGTTCCCGCCCGACTATGAGGGAGAACCACTCAGAGTTGAGCTGGGCGACTGGATCGACAGCGCAGGGCAACGGGAAATCGAAGGGCATATCACCATTGACCGCCGGCGCTACCTGCACGTGGATGTCCATCTCAATCACTGGCAACAGGGCAGCAGTTCGTTCGTCAGTCAGCCCGCTCCGAATCCCACTGACGGCGGACAACAGCAGGAGGAAACCGAGAGCGACAGCTTTGTATCCCTCCAGCCACAGGTGGCTCAGCCAGCTGCAAATCCGCTGGAACTGGTGACCTGGATCCGCGAGACCCGCAGGATGCGCAGTCAGGAAGTCCATTTCCTGGACTCCCCCACCATCGGTGTCCTGGTATTCTTCAGGAAGGTCGAGGCATCGGACTGA
- a CDS encoding TetR/AcrR family transcriptional regulator, with protein MAQSDTVDRILDAAEELFAERGFSETSLRMITSKAKVNLAAVNYHFGSKNALIHAVFARFLTPFSATLEKAFDELEESCGDQPPTLNQTLWALTESAVRMPQRNEKGISIFMRLLGLAYTQSQGHLRKFLEQEYGDPFSRFMRLLKAATPQLSAVDRYWRIQFMLGATAFTMSSSDALRDILQNKTGVETSVQEIALRLVPFLAAGMQAEDTMLVPPKGSTVSVA; from the coding sequence ATGGCGCAATCTGATACCGTAGACCGGATTCTTGACGCAGCCGAGGAGCTGTTTGCCGAGCGCGGGTTTTCCGAAACTTCCCTCCGGATGATTACCAGTAAGGCTAAAGTAAACCTCGCCGCTGTCAATTACCACTTTGGTTCGAAGAACGCGCTGATTCACGCGGTCTTTGCCCGTTTTCTCACGCCGTTTTCCGCCACCCTGGAAAAAGCCTTCGATGAGCTCGAGGAGAGTTGTGGCGATCAGCCCCCGACGCTGAATCAGACCCTCTGGGCCCTGACCGAAAGTGCTGTCCGGATGCCCCAGAGAAACGAAAAGGGTATCTCCATCTTCATGCGTCTGCTCGGTCTGGCCTATACCCAGTCCCAGGGCCACCTGCGCAAGTTTCTGGAGCAGGAATACGGCGACCCGTTCAGTCGTTTCATGCGTCTGCTCAAGGCTGCAACCCCGCAATTGTCAGCCGTGGACCGTTACTGGCGTATCCAGTTCATGCTCGGGGCGACTGCCTTCACCATGTCCAGTTCGGATGCCCTGCGAGACATCCTGCAGAACAAAACCGGTGTGGAAACGTCCGTTCAGGAGATCGCTTTGCGCCTGGTGCCTTTCCTGGCTGCCGGCATGCAGGCCGAAGATACCATGCTGGTTCCGCCCAAAGGCAGCACGGTCTCGGTTGCCTGA
- a CDS encoding L,D-transpeptidase, whose translation MTPSRKYVDHLAVSIADQTLTLVNDQGQIIASYPVSTALNGAGEQDGSGCTPRGEHYIRAMVGQGLPANTVFRARRPTGEIYSPELALAHPDRDWILSRIVWLCGLEPGKNRGPGVDTFRRFIYIHGTPDTEPMGVPRSHGCIRMRNQDVIELFDRVHAGLRVVIL comes from the coding sequence TTGACCCCATCCCGAAAGTACGTCGATCACCTGGCAGTCTCCATCGCTGACCAGACTCTGACCCTGGTGAATGATCAGGGCCAAATCATTGCCAGCTATCCGGTATCCACCGCCCTGAACGGGGCCGGGGAGCAGGATGGCAGCGGCTGCACCCCGCGGGGCGAACACTACATCCGCGCCATGGTGGGCCAGGGGCTGCCGGCAAACACCGTGTTCCGGGCCCGCCGCCCCACCGGTGAAATCTACAGTCCGGAACTGGCACTGGCGCATCCCGACCGGGACTGGATCCTCAGTCGCATCGTCTGGTTGTGCGGCCTGGAGCCGGGTAAAAACCGGGGCCCCGGGGTCGATACTTTCCGTCGCTTCATATACATTCACGGCACACCCGACACCGAGCCCATGGGAGTTCCCAGGTCCCACGGTTGCATCCGCATGCGCAATCAGGATGTGATCGAATTGTTTGACCGGGTACACGCCGGGCTGCGGGTCGTTATCCTTTAA